The sequence GCGTAAGATACTGAAGGCAATCAAATAATCAAATCATCTTGATGtttctgttttcattttcaattagAACTAGGATTACATAATTATTGTGTCCAAGAGGAAAGACGAATTCTGTTCTTTCAACATAGAACACCGTAGGCTGTAGCAAATGAAAACATCTAAAAAATGgacctatttttttatttctagctAGCAAGATTCACTGCAATAGGACTCCTGACTGAGTGCTTGCCGTCTGACCAAATCATATCTCCAAATACATAGCCGGCTCTAGTGCCTAATTTGGCAAAATTGGGCGTAATAATAACCTGGAAGGTCTTCTTTTCACCAGTTGTCTTGAACTCCAAAACTCTAGGTTTGACAGTGACGAAAACTGCAAAGGGTTGCCTGACACGCACATTGTATGTGCCTGGAGAACCAACGTTAGTTACTGTTCTAGTAAGAGTCACCTTGCGTGCTTGGATATTAGGAACTGCGATTGAAGGGTAGTTGAAGTCCTCTATACTGAAAGTATCGGGACATGAATAAGGCTTCTGAGAAAATAATCGGATCATGGTATCATTGTAGCCACGAGCACATAAGAAGTTCAAGTAATCTTCAGTGGTTGCGTCATAAACGAGTCCAGGGTCCATTGCACGGTTTGGGTTCACATGTCCTGAACCATAGGCAAATGGTGTCGCTTCGACAGTGGATGAGTCCAGAATTGACTTCCTGGTGttatctagggtttttcctgGATTTGAAAATGGAAATGGAAAGATTAGAGGTGGTGAACAAGAATGTGCGACACTTCTCTGACTTCACAGCATGAAGGATTTGCAATATGAACTTAAAGAGAATGTTTACCTGTAGTCATGATTGCAGATTTGATAGCTGACGGACTCCAGAGAGGGTACCTTGTTTTGAGAAGGCCAACAATGCCAGCAATATGAGGACATGACATGGAAGTGCCAGAGAGTAGAGAGTATGGAAACCGGCGTTGGTCATTATCTAATCCAGTGGGACTTGCTGCTTCGGTGAAAGCAGCAAGTATGCTCACTCCTGGTCCAGTGATATCAGGCTGCAATTAACACAAAAAGTTAAGCACATAAGAGAATCTGCACATGATGTATACTTGAAAAtaatacccccaaaaaaaaaaaatgttgacgATTGAATTGCTTTGCAGACCTTGAGAATTGTTGGCTCAATGTTATTGGGTCCCCTAGATGAGAATGCAGCCATAAATGGTGCTGGCTTTACTCCTAATAGTGTCTTTACATCAGTAACGGAAGCAGTGGGGTTCCTATTACAAAGAAATATCCATTCATAACAATTATAacttgttagaaaataatcttGGGTCTAACTAGTTCAAAAATGACTGTAAGAAGTGAAAAAGATAAGTACTTGGTTCTGTTAAGGTAAGCAaatatgatttggccatcatTATAGTTTATATGTGAAGCGGGTAGCACATGAGGATCAGCTGAAAGATCATTCCCATCAGTCACATTATTAGCCAATATCATACCTACAGCACCTGCCCTATGACACTCACTGCCCTTTTCAACTCTTGCATTCTCCCCTCGTAGACACAACACAATCTTGCCTTTCACCTTTTTGGGATCAAGACTTCCAGCATAACAAAGCAGACTACCAGgaatgattgaaaaaaaaaaaaaaactcagttttATATGGTAGAGAACTGAAGAAAGGTAATCATACAATTTgatattacaaaattatatgtGCTAGATTGAGGACATGGAGTGGTTGTGCTTACGCGGATGTGGTAGATACGTTTGCAATATTGGCATTTGCAGCACTGATCAATGGATAGAACTTTCCACCTGGCACGCCTGAAGCTGAAAGACTTGCTCCCTAACAATGAAAATTAGGAATGTCACTACAACTGTTTTCATGTAATGAATAAGGATAACTAACATATTTCTTGTCAAAAGTTGCATTTGgaggaaatttttaaaaattcctGGTCTTTTCCAGAACTAGTTTATCAATAATGCTCTCTTGAATATGCattatatggaaaaaaaaaaaaatggtaggatTGAACTCCCACCTTATCCAACTGCAACGCCAAAGGCAAAGCACCTTAGTATTAAGATTCAAATAATTGTTGCAGAATCAATGTAAGGGCATAGCTGAATAAGCAAACAGCTTAGAACTTGGCTAGCCACAACTCATTTTCGTGTTATATGCATACTGAAATTAATCCctagaatatttttttacatgGACTGAAAAATAAGATACACAATACCTTGATTTGCTTCTTGTTGCCAAGAGAAACATAGTTAGCAAGATTCCTGTCTGTTGTACTAGCCCCAACTGTGAAAATCCATGGAGCCACATTTTCTACAGTCTCCAGAATTGGTCCAGAATTGCCAGCTGAGCAAACCACAGCAATATTATTCTTAACAGCATGGAAGGAACTTATTGATAGCCCATCCTTGAAAAATTCAGTGCCGCCAGAGGCACCAATAGACATTGAGAGCACATCAACACCATCACTTATTGCAGCATCAACGGCAGCCATGATATCTGCATCATAGCACCCGCCAGCGAACTCGGTTTCTGGCCAGCAGACCTTGTAGGCAGCCACGCGGGCTCTTGGTGATCCACCTGAAGCAGTGCCATTGGCAAAGTCAAGAATACTAGTGTGGGGTACAAAGTTACCACCAGCGGTAGATAAGGTATGGGTGCCATGGCCCTCCAGATCACGAGCAGAGTTAAGGGATTCGTTAAGAGAAGTTTTTAATGCTGCAGCATAACCTTTGTTGAAGTACCGAACTCCAATCAACTTCCTGCATACATAACAATTAAAAACGGTGAAGCCGGGCCATATTCAAATGTGAACATATGAGAATAGAGAGCATATAGGGAAGCCTTACTTAGTAGAAACACAAGCAAATACCAGATTGACTTAACAAGAATGACTAGAGGGTGATTTCTATCTAATCATATTACATTAGAAGCCATTCCACGTGGTTCTTTGCTTTGAAAATTTACTTAAGCATTTAAGACATGATAATTCCCATGAAGCTAAATTAGCACACTTTGTTTTCAAGTGTGACAATGAACCACCTTAGTTCTTTCAATAGCTTTTCAAAATTTATGAACTCAATTTTGCTATCAAAATCGAAACTCTGTTTCTTTTTGGTTATCAACATAAACTTCTTGATAGTATTCATAAAATCTTTCAATATGAACTCATTAAGGCAATACACACAATCGGATGAGGTATTTCCTATTCAAAATTTGTTAGAGAATTGGCATGAGtggaggggaaaaaagaagaagacctgtTGCAACGAACTCCATCTTTATAGCCAGGTTGACAGATGCCACGCCATTTGGCTGGGATGGGACCATACCCCTTATCTTGGAAGCTCTTTGATTCTGGCCAAGCACCTAGCACAATCCCATTGAAAAAAGAGCGCACACCATAAAATGTCAAAACAAAATAGCAATTAACATAGGAAAATTtgcacaaatattttttatatatacatgtgaACATATTGCATATATGGATAATTGAGATTTATTTCTTTGGTGACTCACACTTGCAAATTTTTAATGATAACAAATATCAAGTTGCAAAGATAAGAATAAGTGAATGTGGATGACCTAAGCAATGGAGGaattaatagagagagagagttacaaTCATAATACAATaggtatatttattttatatatatatatatatagtactatGGGTTGTTAAAAAACAAACATGCCATGAATCTCtaatatacaatattttataaCATGAGATCAGCACACTCCAAtctgaaaaatataaaattgggtTGGTCAAATCAACTAAGAAACGTCATACGTTGGTTTGAAATATATCAAAATTGACCTGATAATTGATCTAGTAAAAAGAAGAGTTTGGAGTCAAATATGTTCATGTCAAAGCAGTAATACAAAGCATATGATTTTCATCATATAGCCAACTTTAAGGGCTAGAAACATGCATGCAACATTTTCATATTTCTTCACActttgtgaaaggaaaaagcAATCAATCTTGAAGTAAAAGAGAATAAGACTCACCGGTGTCAAGGGTTCCAATGACTACGTCTTCACCATACCTCCCTGCTTTCCATGCTGAAGAATCAGGAATTTGTCCATCTTTAGTAAGCCCAAGAAATTCCCATGACCGGGTTGTGTGCAGTTTTCTTGGTAGGTTTGGGAATACTGATATTACTTTTGGATCCTCTGCAAGTGAAAACACAACCATTGTCAGATATGGTCCCAACTGCTTAAATTTAGCTTGCAGCAGGGACAGAAACAGAGGAAAACAGAGCCATCAATATAAAAATCCAGAGAACTGAATTAGATTGTATTCCTCACTTGCAATCTCTGCTGCTTCTTTCTCATCAAGCATTGCAGCAAATCCATTGATATGTCTTGTATAAGAGTAAATGATTGCATCCTTAGCCTTCACAGTACTGTGcaagaaatttataaataacaaagttgtcatttttattcaacattgaccaaaaagaaaaaagaaagaggaacaTAAGTTATACAGAACACctgttatcaaattttataccttCCTACGAATGATCCAAGCATGTCTAAATGAGAATTCGTCACACTGTCACGTTCTTGCAATGAAGCATCAAATAGATGCGATTGTGCTCCCATGTACACAACATAAGACTGCACCAAGATGTAAAAATTAAGGCCATTGATGAAACAGTTATAGAAGTCTATCAAATACCTAGATCAATACTAGTACATACATTTAGAACCTGAAATTTTATTCACATGCATAAAATATCAAAACCTTttcatgaaaacaaaaaacatagaaCTTTGAATGACAACACCAAAATGTTGTTACCTTTTTAGCGCCATTGGTGGTGGtatgcaaaagaaagaaaacaacaagGGATAAAAGAAGCGAGGGGAGAAAAGAAAgggccatttttttttccctatcaaCTCTCTCAAGTCACAAAaccaaagaataaaattttgtgactAGAGATAGTAAAGAGACTCTGCTTTCCTCTCCTTTTATAACTCAGTTTTGCTGTGTCTTTGGATGATACAGATTATTGGTCATCCTTCAATAACGGAAACTAGTATGGTTTTGCCATTTCAAGACAATAACCTTTCAATTGAATATGGTCAATTTAGACAGAATGGgcttctgaaaaaaaaaaaaaaaaatttagaccgAATGActttgcaattcttttttattcaaataccatttttttttttccaaaaatgacaCGTGCAGTTGTTACATGGTTGGAAATGATGTGTTTGTGTTCTAAAAAAAGTGTTTCTGAGTTTTGTTGTCTAATTCTTTGGCCTCAAAAGGAGGAGGACCtaggaagagaagagaaaattcCTTATCATTTTGTGTCTGTGATGTAAATGTAACCACCATTACTCTAACCCAGGCTAAAAATGGAACAAGATGACCTACTATTACCTACTGCCTTTGGGAACTACTAGCTGGTATCTTGCGTGATGCGCGgtgtattttgataaattttgtaagaaattattTATGTCTTATTGATTTTATGAATACTATTGGGGAAAAATTCTTCTAATTTATGCAACCAAGATATGTCACCAAATCGCACCGTTCACATTGTCGCctacaaattttaattgaactaaaagTAGCCAAAAACAAATCCTTACCAAGTATATGCATCATACGAAATATCCAAAATATACATTGGcacataatatgaaaaaataagcCTAAATACATTACAATGCTACATAAGTAAAAACGTATacataaaatgtaaacaaaatatttaaaatgaacataatattttgaaaattaacatctctcaaaaagaaaaccaaagataTTGTGAGAAAAATTATGGAAGTTTAATTTCCAAGTCCAATGAAAGTGAGGATTTATATTGGACAAATGTGGAGACAAATAATATTTACCTAATTCATTGAATCCGACTCTTACAATTCTGCATTGTAGTTAGTTTTATgcataaaattgaaaagttttcttaATTCTTATATTTCCCATTACTTTTTAGATCCATCTATAtttgtgggggccagttaatcaGAAGGTACTGTTAAGGCTGTGCTAACTAGGCCTAAGGCCTGATCCGAGGATATTAGACCATTCGAGGAGGTCTAGATAAGATTATAAGGAGAACGGAGTAAAGATAATAGTAGAGATAATATGAGAAAAGTCCAACAAGTGTCCGAGGATAAAAGCCATCTCGATAACAAGTGTCCGAGGTCAGTAAGAGTGTCATATCATCATGGACTTTCTTCGAAGTTACATCACCACTAAGGGTTAGACGTTGGACAAGGGATAAGAAAGGAGAAGGgtaacaaatatcttcaaaaagctgctacctccgcattaaataaCCCTCAACCAACTATTTGGctacattaatgtggaagtgatgcctgaacagtgatcaagcagctttacagctactagttgatggttctgggaggtgcTAAATGGGGCAAGAAGGAGTTTCCTGAATCTAActtacacgtgtgtggtaaggatgataccaagattgtagtatataacatggGAAGATGTACTAAAAGAGGGAGATCGGgaaaaaatcaagcaattttagGACAAGACTGCGAACtcttgtataattttattgatcaacaagacaatataatataaactcCTCAAGCTAGTTCGAGGACAGATTTTCTCATCCTACTTGTGTCTAACAGCcttaaattaccaaattttatcgtttttcttctggaatagatctagttctttcatccacgctctacaaatttcaATTTGACATCATTTATTTCTCCAATTAGGGAGGCCCTCCTCTTAACGGTAACACAGTAAATTCGACTATGCTTATATGCCCTAACCCTCTTCTTGAAtataaatagtgaaaaaatgataattattttCCCAATAAGGGAGAACATCTTGTCCTCTCCTTTCTAAAGCATGAAGTTTATTCGACCTTCGAAGGCATTGTATCACTTCAGTTTCTTATAGTCCATAACTCTCACACACTCTCTTGtctaatttctttatttctagTAAGGGTGGCTCAACTATTAGGCCATTTAGACAATAAGTTGtctaatttctttctttccagtAAGGGTGGCTCAACTATTAGGCCATTTAGACAATAAGTTTTTGTTGTGATTGGTGTAATTTCTGGGTTTAGTTTACCAAAACTATTGGTTTGTTTGGGGCTTTTGGGCTGGGTTGGGCCATTGCATTTATTGATATGTTACCATGATTGAAATGTGGACTGGGATCCTATATAGGAAAGCAAACTTAATACTTGTTTTAttcaaggaaaaataaataaataaactaatgcATGTTTTGGATGccgaaataaaattttacttaaaaaaacatttgaatttttctataaaGTAAATGTGCTCTGAATTAggttttttcctcaaaatttatctacttatttgctaaaaacttattagctaaaagctaaattaggtttttttcctcaaattttatcggtttatttgttgaaaatttatCTACTTATTAGCTAAAAGCTGGTAAAACTATATTTCTACTTAGATGATGTAAAACTTTACAAAGTTGTGCATAAGCAACtaagttgaaaaataaactatacTAGTTTAGGCATGGTATGTTAACTATGATTGTAGAATTTACTATACAAATATTAAGAACCTTCATAAAAACGTGGCCatatattatatgaaaaatatttaacaatgcAATAACATGGTTAATATTGCATAATTTTAGCATGATCATAGTGGTACTAGTACAAAGAAACCAATTCAATCGAGGCTAAAGTTgtttacaaaaatatatcaaattaatggtttttttggcaaaaaaaaaaaattatagtaccACCATtgcaatattgtaaaaaaaaccaataactCTTCAAAAAATGCCTCACAGAAAACTCACTCCACAAAACGAGTTGAACCAGCTCCGGTATAAGTGTTAGTTGATATTGATCAACGATATGAACCTCTTGCCCATCCAATTCCCTACCAAATATTGGTCCTATATTTTCTTGCTCAAACCATATTGACTCGGCCtctcataaacttcttgaactacAAAATGTTCAGTTTGACACTGTTTATTAGTATGACAAAGTTTAATTTCCCAATTAGGGAGGCCTTCCTATTGAGCTACAACATAGTAAATTCGACTATGTTTATGTGCCCAGTGAGGGGTCTGAACCTTTTTCTTAAACGTCAACATGACAAGATTGACAACACTTATTTGCCTAACAAGAGAGAAGTATTCCAGGTTGTATTGCTTGCTCCTGGATTCAGCAGTAGATCAAAAGGCTAACTTATTCAAAATCTTCGAATCTATGCTTATTTTCAACTCCCCAAAGCATTTCATCGCTTACTACGTCCTTCATAGTCTCTGGGTGCCTAGGTATCTACTGTAAGTCTTTCCTTGTTTGAACCCTGCCCTTAACTTTAAGGCTATGTCATCCTAAGGTGCATCCTAAGGTGCTACATCTTGATATTCAAAGGCATTATATCGCTTCAGTTTCTTGCACTCTTGTGCAGCAACTAGCTTAATCATTTGGCCATTTAGACAATGACATAAGGTTTCAAGTGGTTTCATTGGTCAATTCAAGTAGCTTAACCATTAGGCCATTCAGACATAAGGCTTCAAGTGGTTTCATTTAGCCAATTCAAGAGGTTTCACTTGAACCCTGGGCTTCAAGTGGAGTTGCAtctagatttaaaaaaaaaaaaaaaaaaaaatgatatgtaaAATTGTAGAACTATCGAAATTTATGTGACAAAAACGTCTTTGACTATTATAGATAGATTATAGATATAGTGCCCGTTTGGAGAGCACTGAAAGCTGCATTGTGTTTTACCTTTCACgttctgcctttttttttttttttttgattcaaCCGCAACATTTGACTAAGtcttctgtgaacagtgcattcgtgcactgttcatgtatccataaatttcacttttcagtaactttttcattaaaaatgggtcccgcgatactattcacacatttaaaaattattttgctacagtattttcagtttcagcaacaataaactcaatccaaacggacctatAAATAGATGTATTATATATCATTAACTACTCAAGTGGGAGCTCCACAAGGAGTTCTATCcctataataatttattaaaaaaagagtttagataatttgatgaatgtttgtttatttgtttttttttttttttttttttttttcacgcaaAATACATGTATGGACAAATCACTAACCCAGCCTAACCCAAACCAATCCGTgcaggttgggttgggttaaaaattttgtaacctaataaaatcatgaaaaaaagtaaaaaccatcCAACCCGATATACCCAGTTAAAGTGCATCACACTATCACTAAAGACTCCTACCTTGGCGGTACTCCTCAACAAGACTCCTACCAAATCTTACTACCTTGGCAATACTTTGGTCTTTTAAATTAAAGATAGAATTGGGTTCTTAAATACtgatatttgtttttcttgcatACCATACCGTGCGGCATTCTTCCCTTCTATTCCCAATGTTTTTCAAATCCGTGATTATCAATGTACCTATCACACAAAATTCTGTTTATATTCATTATGTCTTTTAAAGttctatgtttttcttttcaattatgCAGAAATaggtatttatttatattaaaattttaaatatgcgAAGCTACAGTTTACAAACTTTATATATACTTCTCAAACAATCCTAAATATTCAGCAGTCTAATTTGTTTGTAGAcaaatgcaatttttattgtaattagtAACATTAGgttattattttggtttataGATTAATATACTTGTTAGGAACTGAATGCTAATATATGATCAGTTTTCAAGTCAGCGTTCATTGCGGATTTTATTGGGTTGCGGTGTTCgaaaattgaaccaaaattcaCTTACATATTTTTTTGTCCTCGGAGAAGTTTCTCTTTAGAAAATTTCAGTAGATTGTGTTTTTTGTCCTTGGATTGTATCATGTATGGCTTTTGTTCTTATTGGGTCTTGTTTGATTTAAGTGATTTTTAATTTCACTGTTAAGGTTTCAAGTTTGTATATATAACGTAGTATTCAAAATTCATCTCCTCCTCATTAACAGGCAGTCAGATTGATTACAATGGGGGCAAATtcccaagaaaagaaaaaacaaaaagtggaCACACAGGTTGGATTTGAAGATCTATGTCCGGAACTTGTAGAAAAAATCCTCTCTCATATCCCCTTAAAACCTCGTACAATATTGAAGTGTGTATCAAAGACTTGGTGTGATTTAATAACCTATCTTCGCCACTCGAGCTCCTTCAAATCTTCCACAAGCATAGTTTATGATCGTAGGAGACAAGACACAATGGGTGAAGCCATTTTCATCACATTTGAAGACCAAGGGGGAGTAACTTGGGGACAAACCTCTCTCTCACTCAGTCACACATTCCATGGTGGCTTCTTGCTCGATTCTTGCAATGGCTTGCTCCTATATTTGGCGATAGATGAAGAACGTGTTACAAAGGATGGAGAGGCTTGTACAAAGTTTGTTGTTTCAGACCCTGTTCTTAACCAATGTCTAGAAATTCCTTTCCATCAGAGATGGCACTGTTTAATTTTTGCAGCTCTTGTCTTTGATGGGTCACAAAAACACTTCAAGGTGAAACATTACTCAACATACAGATTCAGCAAAGTAATCAAATGCTACATTTTTTCATCTGAAACAATGGAATGGAAAGAACATGAAGCAAGAGTTTTAAACTCCTCGTTTTCAAATGATACTAGGGGCGGCAGTGATGCTTCACTTTACTGGAAGGGAAAACTCTATAGTACATGGGGCAATAGCATGCTGGTTTATAATGTTGAAAAGGGTTTCTTTAATCTCGTGTCATTACCCAGAATAGGGCATTGACTTAAGGAAGAATTATTGTGGGAGGCCGAAGGTCAATTACATTACTGTCAAtcaggatttggaggatttcATATATGGACTTACGAAGACTTAAACTGCAAGTGGTTGCTCAAGCAGAGTGTGACAGATGATGAATTGAAGTTGCAAAATTGTGTGTTATTTCTTGATAATGAGGAAAAGATAAGGTTCCTAGAAAGTTCACATATACATGTTGTTGCCTTTGATGACGACTTGCAAATACTATATCTTAAAATTTCGGACGCTATCTTTTCTTATAGCCTAGAGACTCGACAATTAGCAAAAGTCATGTGCTCTGatccttctttttcatttgaCTTGCACGAATTCGATAATTATTCATTAATCTTCAAAGCTTACCAGTTTAGACAATAGTCTTCTTTCACATACTGGCCAAGAGTAAAATGCCTCGTAGTTTCATTTGCTCCAAATGTTTTGTCAATATATTCTAAA is a genomic window of Quercus lobata isolate SW786 chromosome 2, ValleyOak3.0 Primary Assembly, whole genome shotgun sequence containing:
- the LOC115974955 gene encoding subtilisin-like protease SBT5.4; the protein is MALSFLPSLLLSLVVFFLLHTTTNGAKKSYVVYMGAQSHLFDASLQERDSVTNSHLDMLGSFVGSTVKAKDAIIYSYTRHINGFAAMLDEKEAAEIAKDPKVISVFPNLPRKLHTTRSWEFLGLTKDGQIPDSSAWKAGRYGEDVVIGTLDTGAWPESKSFQDKGYGPIPAKWRGICQPGYKDGVRCNRKLIGVRYFNKGYAAALKTSLNESLNSARDLEGHGTHTLSTAGGNFVPHTSILDFANGTASGGSPRARVAAYKVCWPETEFAGGCYDADIMAAVDAAISDGVDVLSMSIGASGGTEFFKDGLSISSFHAVKNNIAVVCSAGNSGPILETVENVAPWIFTVGASTTDRNLANYVSLGNKKQIKGASLSASGVPGGKFYPLISAANANIANVSTTSALLCYAGSLDPKKVKGKIVLCLRGENARVEKGSECHRAGAVGMILANNVTDGNDLSADPHVLPASHINYNDGQIIFAYLNRTKNPTASVTDVKTLLGVKPAPFMAAFSSRGPNNIEPTILKPDITGPGVSILAAFTEAASPTGLDNDQRRFPYSLLSGTSMSCPHIAGIVGLLKTRYPLWSPSAIKSAIMTTGKTLDNTRKSILDSSTVEATPFAYGSGHVNPNRAMDPGLVYDATTEDYLNFLCARGYNDTMIRLFSQKPYSCPDTFSIEDFNYPSIAVPNIQARKVTLTRTVTNVGSPGTYNVRVRQPFAVFVTVKPRVLEFKTTGEKKTFQVIITPNFAKLGTRAGYVFGDMIWSDGKHSVRSPIAVNLAS